Proteins found in one Salinimonas lutimaris genomic segment:
- a CDS encoding GGDEF domain-containing protein has product MALHAFLLITLVIPLTSVAQSLTDWPVSVLTHLQAVRDNPQHVLDRTLPLLPATTDHVDRAGLHFVMSRAYAALILHEKALEQANQALQLLDKKNQPWLYAYAQLARADALKGLGKAREGETDLTAAKQWADHNETHELQAYALSVAGYLNLTLSETDKALANFQTGYRLAEQHDLRISPADFSGMIALVYEYRDEPSLAIPYFKQAEAYYRSANLRLELANTLFGLGRSKLKLNQRQEGLQLLVESARLAIDIHDIQGAAYSYQQISEALIERGKLTEAKDYLEDALTLFKEAGNPFQQIGVLLSQARIQLIEANNIEALERLNLASGLAVGDAFLPYNIQINKLKAEALAARDNYEQAYSLILTMLEDEHRLQQEKNSQRLIKLKTAFETEQQRAQNALLKEQNLRQQTQLDREREQQKYTAVVVALLCIISVLLFWQYRIGQKHQRRLERLANHDGLTGLLTRRKTMEDVGQQLSLAHRHNEYMSLALLDLDHFKRINDTFGHQAGDDVLKGVAKLAAKTFRGTDILGRVGGEEFLFAFPHTPVEDAEAMLAKFAEAVKLIPDRISRPDITLSVSAGLVNGSFDEDPERLMALADEALYSAKEGGRDQIHVYHPTGQHGSL; this is encoded by the coding sequence TTGGCGTTACACGCATTTTTACTGATTACCCTGGTAATTCCACTGACATCTGTGGCGCAGTCGCTGACCGACTGGCCGGTGTCGGTACTCACCCACTTGCAGGCTGTTCGGGACAATCCCCAGCATGTGCTTGATCGTACGCTTCCGCTGCTACCCGCCACCACTGACCATGTAGACAGAGCCGGACTGCACTTTGTGATGAGCAGGGCCTATGCCGCTCTCATCCTTCATGAAAAAGCTCTGGAACAGGCCAATCAGGCATTACAGTTACTAGATAAAAAAAACCAGCCCTGGCTCTATGCCTATGCTCAGCTGGCCCGCGCCGATGCACTCAAAGGACTGGGCAAAGCCCGGGAAGGTGAGACCGATCTGACGGCCGCCAAGCAATGGGCGGATCATAACGAAACCCATGAGCTTCAGGCCTATGCCCTGAGTGTGGCCGGTTACCTGAACCTGACGCTGAGTGAAACTGACAAGGCCCTGGCTAACTTTCAGACCGGGTACCGACTGGCTGAGCAGCATGATTTACGGATCTCCCCAGCCGATTTCAGTGGCATGATTGCGCTGGTTTATGAATACCGGGACGAGCCGTCACTGGCGATTCCTTACTTTAAGCAGGCGGAAGCCTATTACCGTTCAGCCAATTTACGTCTGGAGCTGGCCAATACCCTGTTTGGTCTGGGCCGTAGCAAGCTGAAGCTAAACCAGCGGCAGGAAGGTCTGCAACTTCTGGTGGAGTCAGCAAGACTGGCCATTGATATTCATGATATACAGGGCGCCGCCTACAGCTATCAGCAAATATCTGAAGCCCTGATTGAACGCGGCAAACTGACTGAAGCCAAAGACTATCTTGAAGATGCCCTGACATTATTTAAGGAAGCCGGAAATCCCTTTCAGCAGATTGGCGTGCTGCTGAGCCAGGCCAGAATTCAGTTGATCGAAGCCAATAATATCGAGGCGCTGGAACGGCTTAATCTGGCCAGTGGACTGGCCGTCGGCGATGCTTTTTTGCCTTACAATATTCAGATCAACAAGCTTAAGGCAGAGGCCCTTGCTGCCAGGGATAATTATGAACAAGCTTACTCGCTGATTCTGACCATGCTGGAGGATGAGCACCGTCTGCAACAGGAAAAAAACAGTCAGCGTCTGATTAAGTTAAAAACCGCTTTTGAAACAGAGCAGCAGCGAGCCCAGAATGCTCTACTAAAAGAACAGAATCTGCGACAGCAAACACAGCTGGACCGGGAACGGGAGCAACAAAAGTACACTGCCGTGGTGGTGGCGCTACTGTGCATTATCTCTGTGCTGCTGTTCTGGCAGTACCGGATAGGACAAAAACATCAGCGCCGGCTTGAACGACTGGCCAACCATGATGGCTTAACCGGTCTGCTGACTCGTCGCAAGACTATGGAGGATGTGGGTCAGCAGCTGAGTCTGGCGCATCGTCATAATGAGTATATGTCACTGGCCCTGCTGGATCTTGACCACTTTAAGCGCATCAACGATACCTTCGGCCATCAGGCGGGTGATGATGTGCTTAAAGGCGTGGCAAAACTGGCTGCCAAGACGTTCCGGGGGACCGACATTTTAGGTCGGGTCGGCGGCGAGGAGTTTTTATTTGCTTTTCCTCATACGCCCGTTGAGGATGCAGAAGCGATGCTGGCAAAATTTGCCGAGGCAGTAAAACTGATACCTGACCGTATTTCCCGCCCGGATATTACGTTATCGGTGTCTGCCGGGCTGGTTAACGGAAGCTTCGATGAGGATCCGGAGCGTTTGATGGCACTCGCCGATGAAGCACTATACTCGGCCAAAGAAGGAGGCCGTGACCAGATTCACGTCTATCATCCGACAGGCCAGCATGGCAGCCTCTGA
- a CDS encoding patatin-like phospholipase family protein, with translation MSKLILCIDGGGIRGAAATQFLARVEQALQAQHQVSLRDRVDFYAGTSTGAIIALALATTNLSMKKINALYNARNARTIFTENRGFLEWDGVNAPKYESAGKTRVLKEYFAEATLQQAVASHRHAMAITYGVEYHQPVIIKSTEPHHLGLSSAAIADASTAAPTYFPSRPLLFPPDNQTRWLIDGGVVANNPAMCALAEARRLWADTPLNSIRMISVGTGKQARKTNGPASQKWGALQWMRQGHLIDVLSDEQLVTYQMLSLLEQGRCIRVNALMREQPGMPNPPDDAMDDISADNIKKLKDMGDLWFTLYGQQTVDLIMDEYNGPSLDAMDSVTGKPALFKKG, from the coding sequence ATGAGCAAACTTATTCTTTGTATTGATGGTGGTGGTATTCGCGGCGCGGCAGCAACACAGTTTCTGGCCCGGGTAGAGCAGGCATTGCAGGCACAGCATCAGGTCAGCTTACGCGACCGGGTCGATTTTTATGCCGGTACTAGCACCGGGGCTATCATTGCTCTGGCGCTGGCCACCACGAATCTGTCGATGAAAAAAATCAACGCGCTGTACAATGCGCGCAATGCCCGGACGATTTTTACCGAAAATCGTGGCTTCCTGGAATGGGATGGGGTGAATGCCCCTAAATATGAAAGTGCGGGCAAAACCCGGGTGCTGAAAGAATATTTTGCTGAAGCCACACTACAGCAGGCTGTGGCATCACATCGTCATGCCATGGCGATCACCTACGGGGTTGAGTATCATCAGCCGGTTATCATTAAATCCACCGAGCCGCATCATCTGGGCTTATCCAGCGCGGCTATTGCCGATGCGTCTACCGCAGCGCCCACCTATTTTCCCAGCCGCCCCTTGTTATTTCCGCCAGATAATCAAACCCGCTGGCTGATCGATGGTGGCGTAGTGGCAAATAACCCGGCAATGTGCGCACTGGCTGAGGCTCGGCGTTTATGGGCAGACACGCCATTAAATTCAATTCGCATGATATCGGTGGGCACAGGCAAGCAGGCTCGCAAAACAAACGGACCCGCCAGTCAGAAGTGGGGCGCCTTGCAATGGATGCGTCAGGGACATTTGATCGATGTGTTATCAGATGAACAGTTGGTGACGTATCAGATGCTGTCATTACTCGAGCAGGGCCGGTGCATTCGCGTGAATGCCCTGATGCGGGAGCAGCCCGGAATGCCTAACCCGCCTGACGATGCCATGGATGACATCAGCGCTGACAATATTAAAAAACTTAAAGATATGGGGGATTTATGGTTTACCCTCTATGGCCAGCAGACCGTTGATCTCATTATGGATGAGTATAACGGTCCATCGCTTGATGCGATGGACTCGGTAACCGGCAAGCCGGCGCTATTCAAAAAAGGGTAA